One genomic window of Cannabis sativa cultivar Pink pepper isolate KNU-18-1 chromosome 2, ASM2916894v1, whole genome shotgun sequence includes the following:
- the LOC133033885 gene encoding uncharacterized protein LOC133033885 — translation MFDFPRFVVIKSKHNGKYLTKLTKEESVAKGFSEMFVNFRGEDVTSPLVKFELEKAKTKPGWVHIRYCYNNKYLTMQSNYSWYFLASADQPSEDDETDWKNTLFKPIKTNTRDEDDKQEYVRFQHVTGRYACLARWEKSYEDGLYAGDTQVDDFDTFKILDWESLVIFPKTSVAFRPHNGASWYLSNKYDYYIRVLKDANIVDKWVAHEISTVGDGYVRIKNLSTNQFWNSNAVRADNNIEPTNRLSIYLPIKVADNVVVLRNLHYNKFLSMYTNTLVDKDPIYSATESDITDKTKFLIVERVTSRKIYNINFRHEEGRVYNLSVIEKSQAVADNPDDVHKTMKLPLQYNKTRSIALRNSISLVSDVKPTVEINTIPLIVNKDKIELSRDQVNAVGQWGTTKTFETSTKTNYVVGVPPKTRAIVTLVVTEGTCDVPFSYAEKNSFYDGTSKITEMEDGMYTGVNVFNMEIKTTYETLP, via the coding sequence ATGTTTGATTTTCCAAGGTTTGTGGTTATCAAATCTAAACACAATGGAAAATACTTGACAAAGTTAACTAAGGAAGAGAGCGTGGCAAAGGGGTTCTCAGaaatgtttgtgaattttcgagGAGAGGACGTTACGAGTCCTTTGGTGAAGTTCGAATTGGAGAAAGCCAAGACAAAGCCAGGATGGGTTCACATACGTTATTGCTACAACAACAAATACTTGACCATGCAATCCAATTATTCCTGGTATTTTTTGGCCTCGGCTGACCAACCCAGTGAAGATGATGAAACGGATTGGAAAAATACTTTGTTCAAGCCTATCAAAACTAATACTCGTGATGAGGATGACAAACAAGAATATGTCCGATTTCAACATGTCACGGGCCGTTATGCTTGTCTTGCTAGGTGGGAAAAGTCTTACGAGGATGGTCTCTATGCGGGCGATACCCAAGTGGATGATTTTGATACTTTTAAAATCTTGGATTGGGAATCTCTTGTCATATTTCCCAAAACTAGTGTCGCCTTTAGGCCACATAACGGTGCAAGCTGGTATCTCAGCAACAAATATGACTATTATATAAGGGTGCTAAAGGATGCCAATATCGTTGACAAATGGGTAGCACATGAGATCTCCACCGTTGGTGATGGTTATGTTCGCATAAAGAACCTTTCCACCAATCAGTTCTGGAACAGCAACGCTGTTCGAGCTGACAATAACATCGAACCCACCAACAGGTTATCGATATACCTTCCCATCAAAGTTGCCGACAATGTTGTGGTGCTGCGTAATTTGCATTATAACAAGTTCCTGTCCATGTACACTAATACTTTAGTAGACAAAGACCCAATTTATTCAGCTACAGAGTCTGACATTACCGATAAAACCAAGTTCCTGATAGTGGAGCGCGTCACTTCTAGGAAAATCTACAACATCAATTTCCGCCACGAGGAGGGCCGAGTTTATAACCTCAGTGTCATCGAGAAGAGCCAAGCAGTTGCAGACAACCCAGATGATGTTCATAAAACTATGAAATTGCCTCTCCAGTACAACAAAACAAGATCAATTGCGCTTCGCAATAGTATTTCGCTCGTGTCAGATGTTAAACCAACCGTTGAAATCAATACAATTCCGTTGATAGTTAATAAGGACAAGATCGAATTGTCGCGTGATCAGGTTAATGCTGTAGGGCAATGGGGAACAACCAAAACTTTCGAAACATCAACTAAGACTAACTACGTTGTTGGAGTGCCTCCTAAGACTAGGGCAATAGTTACTCTTGTAGTGACGGAGGGTACGTGCGATGTTCCATTCTCTTATGCTGAAAAGAACAGTTTCTACGACGGAACCTCCAAAATCACGGAGATGGAAGATGGTATGTACACCGGTGTCAATGTTTTCAACATGGAGATTAAGACCACCTATGAGACACTGCCCTAA
- the LOC115718850 gene encoding trans-resveratrol di-O-methyltransferase, whose protein sequence is MGSISENTTTLELSQGYVNVYKHMLSYASSMALKCAIQLHIPDIIFTKGKDQTITLPELASALQIPPSRISCLRRVMRVLVHSGIFTNKNQHDDDKTEEEEVYGLTSSSKILLTGGNNNGVPSVGGYVLAVLEPVTVTAFHLIGSWLKKESPRTPFHLANDEGLSLYEYWGKNIDGFGDRLDEGMESDSGVLKFVLKDLKSSFEDITTLVDVGGNTGSMCMMLIEEFPHLKCTVFDLPYAIEANSHNSTSNLKFVEGDMFQSTFPEADAFLLKSVLSGCSDEECVKILKNCGEAITRNGGGKVMVIDNNVINTKNDEAAELEAKLYFDMLFMTALTGRERTKKDYENIFYQAGFTRIKITRMFGLKSLIEGFP, encoded by the exons atgggtTCCATTAGTGAAAATACTACTACTCTTGAGTTATCCCAAGGTTATGTCAATGTGTACAAGCATATGTTAAGCTATGCAAGTTCAATGGCTCTAAAATGTGCTATTCAATTACACATACCGGACATAATATTCACCAAAGGCAAAGACCAAACCATTACTCTTCCCGAGTTGGCGTCCGCCCTTCAAATTCCCCCATCGCGAATTTCGTGCCTTCGACGTGTGATGCGTGTATTGGTACACTCAGGTATTTTCACTAATAAAAACCAACACGACGATGACAAGACAGAGGAAGAAGAAGTGTACGGTCTCACTTCTTCTTCCAAAATACTTCTCACCGGTGGTAATAATAATGGTGTCCCGAGTGTGGGTGGTTATGTTCTTGCTGTTCTTGAGCCAGTTACTGTAACCGCATTCCATTTAATTGGAAGTTGGTTAAAGAAAGAAAGTCCACGCACACCGTTTCATTTAGCTAATGATGAAGGGTTGAGCTTGTACGAGTATTGGGGTAAGAATATCGATGGATTCGGTGATCGTTTGGATGAAGGAATGGAAAGCGATTCGGGAGTTTTGAAATTTGTTCTCAAAGATTTGAAGTCCTCTTTTGAGGATATAACTACATTGGTGGATGTTGGAGGGAATACTGGATCGATGTGTATGATGCTCATTGAAGAATTTCCTCACTTGAAATGCACAGTGTTTGACCTACCTTATGCCATTGAAGCCAATTCACATAATAGTACTTCAAACTTGAAATTTGTTGAGGGTGACATGTTTCAAAGTACATTCCCTGAAGCTGATGCATTTCTATTAAAG AGTGTTTTATCAGGTTGTAGTGATGAGGAATGTGTGAAGATTTTAAAGAATTGTGGAGAAGCTATTACAAggaatggtggaggaaaggttatGGTAATAGACAATAATGTCATAAATACCAAAAATGATGAGGCTGCAGAATTGGAAGCTAAGTTATACTTTGACATGTTATTTATGACTGCTCTCACCGGAAGAGAAAGAACTAAAAAGGATTACGAAAATATCTTCTATCAAGCTGGTTTCACTCGTATTAAAATTACACGTATGTTTGGTTTAAAGTCCTTAATCGAGGGTTTtccttaa
- the LOC133033887 gene encoding uncharacterized protein LOC133033887, translating into MHWTLVVVAPRKIIHLNPVKGRPIPEEIEQMIGRAFMYIGDAHQYLGPWQGISQANCPRQPKSQECGFYVLKYITDIVARANPNRYIEDQKAFGGKKQYDPKTELLPLQRKWIEQLMAVIHGDD; encoded by the exons atgcattggacgctagtggtggttgcgccaaggaaaattatccatttaaaccctgtaaaaggccgcccaattcccgaagaaatagaacaaatgatcggaag ggcattcatgtatataggggacgcacatcagtatcttggcccgtggcaaggaatttcacaagcaaactgtccaagacaacctaaaagccaagaatgcggtttttatgttttgaaatatatcactgacatcgtcgcacgtgccaaccccaaccgttacatagaagatcaaaaagct tttgggggtaagaagcaatacgatccaaaaacagaattgttaccactacagcgaaagtggatcgaacaattgatggcggtgattcacggtgacgattga
- the LOC115719337 gene encoding isoflavone 4'-O-methyltransferase, protein MMSSINDNTITTTQQLSQGYVNLYKHMLSYASSMALKSAVELGIPDIIFNKGKAQTISLHELVSALQIPPSRTNFLRRVMRVLVHSGIFTNEKGYNDDKEEEEVYGLTPSSKLLLTNGNNSGVPSVGPFVLSVLEPVTVTAFHLIGNWLKNEDSPATPFHLANDDGLGLYEYWGKNTDGFGDRLNEGMESDSGTLKFVLKNFNSTFEGITTLVDVGGNTGTMCKMLIEAFPHLKCSVFDLPYVVEANSHNNTENLKFIEGDMFQTIPEADAILFKLVLCGCSDDESIKILKNCREAISRNGKGKVLIIENNVINSEKDELLELEAKLYFDMLLMASVTGRERSKKDWENIFFKAGFTHYEITPMFGLEALIEVFP, encoded by the exons ATGATGAGTTCTATTAATGATAATACTATTACTACTACTCAACAATTATCTCAAGGTTATGTCAATTTGTACAAGCATATGTTAAGCTATGCAAGTTCCATGGCTCTAAAATCTGCTGTGGAATTAGGCATACCGGACATAATATTCAACAAAGGCAAAGCCCAAACCATTTCTCTTCATGAGTTGGTCTCCGCCCTTCAAATCCCTCCATCGAGGACTAACTTTCTTCGTCGTGTGATGCGTGTACTGGTACACTCTGGTATCTTCACAAACGAAAAAGGATACAACGacgacaaagaagaagaagaagtataTGGCCTCACACCTTCTTCTAAATTACTTCTTACCAATGGTAATAACAGTGGGGTCCCGAGCGTGGGTCCCTTTGTTCTTTCAGTTCTTGAGCCAGTTACTGTAACTGCATTTCATTTAATTGGAAACTGGCTCAAGAATGAAGATAGCCCAGCCACGCCATTTCATTTAGCTAATGATGACGGGTTGGGCTTGTATGAGTATTGGGGTAAGAATACTGACGGATTTGGTGATCGTTTGAATGAAGGAATGGAAAGTGACTCCGGGACTTTGAAATTTGTTCTCAAGAATTTCAATTCTACTTTTGAGGGAATAACTACATTGGTAGATGTTGGAGGGAATACCGGAACGATGTGTAAGATGCTCATTGAAGCATTTCCTCACTTGAAATGCTCAGTGTTTGATCTACCTTATGTGGTTGAAGCCAATTCACATAATAATACTGAAAACTTGAAGTTTATTGAAGGTGACATGTTTCAAACAATTCCTGAAGCTGATGCAATTCTATTCAAG CTTGTTTTATGTGGTTGTAGTGATGATGAATCCATAAAGATTTTGAAGAATTGTAGAGAAGCTATTTCAAGAAATGGGAAAGGAAAGGTTCTgataatagaaaataatgtaataAATAGTGAAAAAGATGAGCTTCTAGAATTGGAAGCTAAGCTCTACTTTGATATGTTACTAATGGCTAGTGTGACAGGGAGAGAAAGAAGCAAAAAAGATTGGGAAAATATCTTCTTCAAAGCTGGTTTCACTCACTATGAAATTACACCTATGTTTGGTTTAGAGGCACTAATTGAAGTTTTTCCTTAA